From Rhododendron vialii isolate Sample 1 chromosome 10a, ASM3025357v1, the proteins below share one genomic window:
- the LOC131304644 gene encoding uncharacterized protein LOC131304644, whose product MGCSPSICAAGKRKNNLNIQEIAICVPSMCVPLQTDLQRALRGLIPKDLADRVVSHRNLIVLVAKGEETSGSVTELQQALEDYLPLLLGLTNKEHGLQEVVEFKWKYSEDGKEVCVANSWFELLSVIHMMAMLTLTEANSMLISENQSGSSERLVSADCMRDAVDLLLKASGYLEFCVRDVLVRLPTDIKKQLPKDLQEGILEAISIQALGQGTEIQLGLAVDSQNVSLPVKRRLACEQLSYYGQAHYCLSGCNTDSRHGKKHLLFIKWKYLEAKAAAYYYHGQIIDKGSEPSCHVSAVYCFLAAEDLLSESKKACLTFCLTAPVTRIPPLWGAMKHLNKRIPDVASKKSQMYGYLLEQEKGLEILPDLPEFELSLRPDDFELPEMDSAWGRQKWEIPSQPLKEHLKDSEDEM is encoded by the exons ATGGGGTGCAGTCCTTCTATATGTGCAGCtggaaagaggaaaaacaatTTGAATATCCAAGAAATTGCCATATGCGTCCCCTCAATGTGTGTTCCGCTTCAAACTGATCTTCAGAGGGCACTCAGAGGTCTAATTCCGAAGGATCTCGCGGATAGAGTAGTTTCACACCGGAATCTAATCGTTTTAGTTGCCAAGGGCGAGGAGACTA GTGGATCTGTTACCGAATTACAGCAAGCACTGGAGGACTACTTGCCTCTTCTGCTTGGTCTAACTAACAAAg AGCATGGTCTTCAAGAAGTGGTGGAATTCAAGTGGAAATATTCAGAAGATGGAAAA GAAGTCTGTGTCGCAAACTCCTGGTTTGAATTACTCTCTGTTATTCACATGATGGCTATGTTGACATTGACGGAGGCAAATTCCATGCTGATTTCTGAAAATCAATCAGGTTCTTCTGAAAGACTTGTATCTGCAG ATTGCATGAGGGATGCTGTTGATTTACTGCTAAAGGCATCGGGTTACTTGGAATTTTGTGTCCGTGATGTTCTTGTTCGCTTACCAACTGATATCAA GAAGCAGTTGCCAAAAGATTTGCAGGAGGGCATATTGGAGGCTATATCGATTCAAGCACTAGGCCAG GGAACTGAAATTCAGCTTGGATTAGCTGTGGACAGTCAAAACGTTAGTTTACCCGTGAAGAGGAGGCTCGCATGTGAACAATTAAGCTACTATGGGCAG GCTCATTACTGCTTGTCCGGATGTAACACTGATAGCCGACATGGAAAGAAGCATCTGTTATTCATCAAATGGAAATATCTTGAAGCAAAG GCTGCAGCTTACTACTACCATGGCCAGATCATTGACAAGGGTAGTGAACCATCCTGTCATGTGAGTGCTGTGTATTGTTTTCTAGCTGCTGAAGATCTACTCTCAGAGAGCAAGAAGGCTTGTTTAACCTTTTGTCTCACAGCTCCTGTCACCAG GATCCCTCCACTCTGGGGTGCTATGAAACATTTGAATAAGAGAATTCCTGATGTAGCATCTAAGAAATCGCAGATGTATGGGTACCTTTTAGAGCAGGAGAA AGGTCTTGAAATCCTGCCTGATCTTCCAGAATTCGAGCTATCACTAAGGCCAGATGACTTTGAATTGCCTGAGATGGATTCAGCATGGGGTAGACAGAAGTGGGAAATCCCAAGTCAACCTCTCAAAGAGCACCTTAAAGATTCCGAAGATGAGATGTAA
- the LOC131303882 gene encoding protein AUXIN SIGNALING F-BOX 2-like has product MNYFPEEVLEHVFDFLTSHRDRNAVSVVCKSWYTVERFSRERVFIGNCYAISPERLIDRFPRVRSLTLKGMPHFADFNLVPNDWGGFVYPWIEAMAKSGVNLEELRLKRMVVSDEGLELLSRSFANFKSLVLVSCEGFTTDGLAAIASNCRFLRELDLQENEVEDHRGQWLSCFPDSCTSLVSLNFACLKGEVNLAALERLVARCRKLRSLRLNHAVPLDSLQKILAQSPQLVDLGTGAFVSDPNSESYHKLQSAILKCTSIRSLSGFLEVAPRCLDAIYPICLNLTSLNLSYAPGIHGSDLIKLIRNCRKLQRLWVLDCIGDKGLEVVASTCKELQELRVFPSDPHGVGHAAVTEEGLVAISAGCPKLHSLLYFCQQMTNAALINVAKNCPNFIRFRLCTLNPTIPDPVTLQPLDEGFGAIVQSCKRLRRLSLSGLLTDQVFLYIGMYAEQLEMLSVAFAGETDKGMLYVLNGCKKLKKLEIRDSPFGNVGLLMDVGKYETMRSLWMSSCEVTLGGCKALAKKMPRLNVEIIDENGLIEVNPDDDDRQKVEKMYLYRTLVGPRRDAPEFVWTL; this is encoded by the exons ATGAATTACTTCCCAGAAGAGGTATTAGAACACGTATTTGACTTCCTGACGTCACACCGGGACCGAAATGCTGTCTCAGTGGTGTGCAAGTCGTGGTATACGGTGGAGAGGTTCAGCAGAGAGAGGGTATTCATAGGGAACTGCTACGCGATCAGCCCGGAGAGGTTGATCGACAGGTTTCCTAGGGTTAGGTCACTAACTTTGAAGGGGATGCCCCATTTTGCTGACTTCAATTTGGTGCCTAACGATTGGGGAGGGTTTGTGTACCCGTGGATCGAGGCCATGGCCAAGAGTGGCGTGAATCTGGAGGAGCTGAGGTTGAAGAGGATGGTGGTTTCTGATGAGGGGCTTGAGCTGCTCTCTCGTTCTTTCGCAAATTTCAAGTCTTTGGTTTTAGTTAGCTGTGAAGGGTTCACCACTGACGGCCTCGCTGCTATAGCTTCCAATTGCAG GTTTCTGAGGGAGCTAGACTTGCAAGAAAATGAAGTTGAGGATCACAGAGGCCAGTGGCTTAGCTGCTTTCCTGACAGCTGCACATCACTTGTCTCCTTGAATTTTGCATGCCTTAAAGGAGAAGTTAATTTGGCAGCTCTTGAGAGACTCGTGGCGAGGTGTCGGAAGCTTAGAAGTCTCAGGTTAAATCATGCAGTGCCTCTTGATTCTCTTCAAAAGATATTGGCACAATCACCCCAATTGGTAGACTTGGGCACTGGGGCCTTTGTTAGTGATCCTAATTCAGAGTCATACCACAAACTACAGTCTGCAATTCTGAAGTGCACCTCAATTAGGAGCTTGTCAGGATTCTTGGAGGTTGCTCCTCGCTGCTTGGATGCCATCTACCCAATTTGCTTAAACCTGACTTCCCTGAATTTGAGCTATGCTCCTGGAATTCATGGTAGCGATCTTATAAAGCTAATCCGTAACTGCAGGAAACTTCAGCGCTTATGG GTACTGGATTGCATCGGAGATAAAGGCTTAGAGGTTGTGGCATCCACATGCAAAGAATTGCAGGAGTTGAGGGTTTTCCCATCTGATCCTCATGGAGTAGGGCATGCTGCTGTAACTGAAGAAGGCTTGGTGGCTATTTCTGCTGGTTGCCCCAAGCTTCATTCATTGCTTTACTTCTGCCAGCAGATGACCAACGCTGCCCTAATTAAtgtggccaagaattgcccgaaCTTTATTCGATTCCGATTGTGCACCCTCAACCCCACAATACCAGATCCCGTGACCTTACAGCCGCTGGATGAAGGCTTTGGGGCTATAGTTCAATCTTGCAAGCGTCTCAGGCGGCTGTCGCTCTCTGGCCTCCTGACGGATCAGGTTTTCCTTTACATAGGAATGTATGCCGAGCAGCTTGAAATGCTTTCCGTTGCATTTGCTGGTGAAACCGACAAGGGAATGCTTTATGTTTTGAATGGATGCAAGAAGCTTAAGAAGCTAGAGATCAGGGATAGCCCTTTTGGTAACGTGGGGCTTCTAATGGACGTGGGAAAGTATGAAACAATGCGATCCCTTTGGATGTCGTCCTGCGAAGTTACCCTTGGAGGCTGCAAGGCACTTGCAAAGAAGATGCCGAGGCTTAATGTGGAGATCATAGATGAAAACGGCCTAATAGAGGTTAACCCTGATGATGATGATAGACAAAAGGTTGAGAAGATGTACCTGTATCGGACACTGGTTGGGCCCAGGAGAGATGCACCAGAATTTGTGTGGACGCTCTAG
- the LOC131303884 gene encoding CASP-like protein 1F2 encodes MATKKHPFEFRVKSFSAAAMSSPKQGGGFFKLQIMLRVLAIVFTSAAMVTMLTSDETVNFFGISMQARYSYSSAFKFILVADAIACTCSLLSVIFAFLLSHSEPNPSSYFAVFLHDLVLVLLMMAGCAAASAVGMVGRDGIAQVGWSAICSNVGKFCHKLTLSLAFSFMVMFCYLALAVSSAHELKYLAGGTNNQVSEEGVTEEK; translated from the exons ATGGCTACGAAAAAGCACCCGTTCGAATTCCGAGTAAAGTCGTTTTCAGCAGCCGCTATGTCGAGCCCAAAGCAGGGAGGTGGTTTCTTCAAGCTCCAAATCATGCTCAGAGTTTTGGCTATCGTATTCACATCGGCTGCTATGGTCACCATGCTTACCAGCGACGAAACTGTCAATTTCTTCGGGATTTCGATGCAGGCTCGTTACAGCTACTCGTCTGCATTCAA GTTCATACTGGTTGCAGACGCCATTGCATGTACTTGCTCTCTTCTATCTGTAATCTTCGCGTTCTTGCTAAGCCATTCTGAGCCAAATCCCAGCAGCTATTTCGCTGTGTTTTTGCATGATCTG GTTCTGGTGCTGTTAATGATGGCTGGATGTGCTGCAGCCTCTGCTGTTGGCATGGTGGGTCGCGATGGCATAGCCCAGGTTGGGTGGTCGGCCATATGCAGTAACGTGGGCAAATTCTGCCACAAATTGACACTATCTCTTGCCTTCTCTTTCATGGTTATGTTCTGCTACTTGGCGCTTGCGGTCTCATCTGCCCACGAACTCAAGTATTTGGCCGGAGGAACGAACAACCAGGTATCAGAGGAAGGAGTTACCGAGGAAAAGTGA
- the LOC131303883 gene encoding GEM-like protein 5 produces the protein MNGGNTNTTNPNTTDDTHPLYPSLFSPTGSSKQPQPSVTDQPPPPPSSLPAATPPPNAQQTQPQPQPPYQPEPGPSSSTSDHHPDAETSEKWGTHIMGAPAVPTSHPGNQKAATWSAGSDDQPQNQPHHPYLQYSPVAHKPNSSPMESILSKFNTWSKKAETTAQNIWLNLKTGSSVSGAAWDKVNLTAKAMTGGGFETLFKQTFATLPNEKLKKTFACYLSTTTGPVAGTIYLSNVHVAFCSDRPLSFTAPSGQETWSYYKVMVPLVKICAINPVVMRDNQSEKYLQIVTIDGHDFWFMGFVNYEKATRHLSESLGGYVAPGIAVQQPVVA, from the exons ATGAACGGTGGCAATACTAATACTACTAATCCTAATACTACTGATGATACCCACCCTCTCTACCCTTCCTTGTTCTCACCCACTGGCTCATCTAAACAACCACAACCTTCAGTCACTgatcaaccaccaccaccaccatcttctTTGCCAGCAGCAACACCTCCCCCCAACGCCCAACAAACCCAGCCACAGCCGCAGCCACCTTATCAGCCCGAGCCCGGGCCGTCCTCATCAACATCCGATCATCATCCAGATGCAGAGACTTCCGAGAAATGGGGGACCCACATCATGGGCGCCCCTGCCGTCCCCACGTCCCACCCGGGCAATCAAAAGGCCGCCACGTGGAGCGCCGGCAGCGACGATCAACCCCAGAATCAGCCCCACCACCCCTACCTCCAATACTCCCCAGTTGCTCACAAGCCAAATTCCAGTCCCATGGAATCTATTCTCAGCAAATTCAACACCTGGAGCAAAAAGGCCGAGACCACCGCCCAAAATATCTGGCTCAATC TGAAAACAGGGTCCTCTGTATCGGGAGCGGCGTGGGATAAAGTGAATTTGACTGCGAAAGCAATGACAGGAGGTGGGTTTGAGACTTTGTTCAAGCAGACTTTCGCTACCTTACCAAATGAGAAGCTAAAGAAGACGTTCGCCTGTTATCTCTCCACAACCACAGGACCCGTCGCCGGAACCATATATCTATCCAATGTCCATGTAGCCTTTTGCAGCGATCGACCCTTATCCTTCACTGCACCCTCCGGCCAAGAGACTTGGAGCTATTACAAG GTAATGGTACCTTTGGTCAAGATATGCGCAATCAATCCGGTAGTGATGAGGGATAATCAATCGGAAAAGTATCTCCAGATAGTCACAATTGACGGCCATGATTTCTGGTTCATGGGTTTTGTCAACTACGAGAAAGCAACTCGTCATCTATCGGAAAGCCTTGGGGGTTATGTGGCACCTGGTATTGCGGTACAACAACCAGTCGTAGCatga